ATGTGCATTGGAAATGGGCAGCGCTTCCCTCAGGAACCGCAGCAGCCCGTGCAACTTGGCACGCAGCGTGGGCAGGTCGGGGGTTACCGGGAGTGGGCAAGAAGCCGCCATGACGCACAGCCTCCCGGGCTATAGGTGGCGCAAACGTGGCCGCCAAGCGAGGGCTCGGGGGAAAGTAGCACAGGCCAGACAAGCAGAACTCCGATCTGGACTCTGCGTGGGCGATCGATTGCTTTTGCCTGATGACGTGTTTTGACTGCGTCCGCTGTGGTTTTCTGGCGCCGCAGTCGAGGTACAATGGCGCCAGTGAGGCCAGCCCCGAGGTGGCGGACGGGGAGTTTTGGGACACGTGGGGAAGGCGTTTCACGGGTCGGATTCACAAACAAGAATGTGAAACAGAGGAGATGGCGACCTAATCATCCTCAGGCCTTCGCGGGAAGCGTTCGCGAGGGTATGTATGTAAGAAAGCAGCTTTTTACAAATCCTCAGGCCTGCGAAATCTTAGGATACACGGTCCCCCGAAGCTGGGAAGTATTTAGGAATCACACCCGGCCCTGCTCCGTGCACAGGAATCTGATCTTAAATCCGCTCAAGGCATGGGTGTCTCGGAACTCTGAATAGGAAGCTAGGCAGTATCGCTCATTCCAAGTTTTTAAATATCTCCCTCAGCTTAATGTCATTTTTGATAAGAGCTCTTCCTCTACATTTTCCCCGTGACACCAAAAGCAGAGCGCGTCTAGGGTATTAGAGCGGAGGATTATGTACGACAGTCAGAAATGTCCTGCGCCACACCCTTGCTCTTCAGTCTTGTCTTACTCACTTTAGTTTGTACTTCTCATTTTGTCTCGCCGTCATTAAGTGGCCTTAAATCCCATTGAGAACTTATAGGCCTTAAATAAGTCCAGTTTTCTGATAACTGCTAGCTGTTGAGAAAGTAAAAAGCCGTCTTCCCTCATTTGTGTTGAATTACACAATGAAAATCAGTCGTATGGTAGtttttctaagataaaataaTAGATGTAAGACTTTTCCCCCTAGGTATTTACTGAAGACCTAGATTGTTTCAGATGAAATAAGGAATCTGATTTGTGAGTACAGTAAGTTGGAATTGTGCAACACTCTAGTTTTTCCTTCAGATGCTTACTTGAGTTCAGCACAACTACTGTTAGCCTCATCTTTTTGCGAAGGACCAACATACTATTCATTCCATTAGCTTAaacttgttttcttaaaataacattttaaagcaaaacataATGAAAATCTAGCATCTGAACATGATGATGTGAAAAGTTTTCATTGTAAACTAACAACTATGTTTTTCATGTACCATATTTTCTGGGAAAGTAATTCATGACATGTTCTTCAACAGGACAAGGCTTTGCATTTCGAAGAAAACTAAAGATTCAGCAGAATTACAAGAAATTGCTTTGGAGGAAAAAGGCAACTCAGACCTCACAAGACTCCCAGTTCACAGATAAATACCCTGATCATCTGAAACATCTCTATTTAGCTGAAGAGGAAAGACTCAGGAAGCAACTTAAAAAAGTTCACCCGTCTTTGTTAGAACGAGCTGACCAGCCTCCGTCAGAAGAACAGGTTGATCGGCCTTTGCCAGAAGAGCCGTGTAGCACTGACCAGGCCTTGTCTGAAGAACAGTGTAGCGTTGAGCAGCCTCAGCCAGAAGAACAGAGTAACCTGAGAGTAAAGTATGTGTTAACCATCTTTTGAAATTCTTCACTGTAGATGGAAGGAGCATTTGACGAAAGAGGTCATGGGACAGTTTCTGCAGTAATTGGAATTTTTCTTCGGCATTTTAGAAATACTAGGGgattatgtgaaaatattttcatggagGCTTTCTTGTTAGCTTAAATGACTGAATTAGGCCAGTTTAACCTAATAGAAGAAGTGATGGAATGGGAATTAAGAGTCCTGGGTTTTAGATTTTTCATGTACATTTAACATCTTTTAACCATTGTTAACTCCTGTTACtaacttatgtttttaaaaaatctagttcTTGAGAGGTATGATAGTGTAGCACCTAACATAATGGACTCTGGACCTGGAGTTAATATGCTGGTGCCCAATAGCCTCTTCTCTAAAACGGAAATACTAAGTATGTAATTTAGAGCTGCCATGTTGGACAACCCCAGGACGGATGGTTTGCACAGACTGTGGTATTCCTGACCTGTATCTCAGGACACGGGGAAGACTAAATGAGTTCATTTATATATAGTACTTAAAGCTGCATGATTCGTGATTCGTAGGAAGTGCCATATGAGTGTTAACTGATACTACTGTTACTGTTATTAATCtgttccccctcctcctgccccgaGAACATAGACGCGGttgcaatttaaaaacaaatgaaacaggggttcctgctgtggtgcagtgggttaagaatctgactgcagcagctcaggtcgctgtggaggcatgggtttgatccccagccttgcacagtggcttaaaggatctggcattgccaccagctacagtgtggattcagtccctggccttgggaatgtctgtatgccatgagtatggccataaaaatattattttaaaaataaaaacacaatgaaatggaATAGAGACAAATTGGTCAAAGAACTTCTGAGGTTAAAGTTCATGTACACCTACAATATCCTTCATAATGTCCTTCAATTTaatgcctttttgccttttttggtcTGTCATTTCTGCCATTCATATGCTTGTCtcctgtttttaaacattttaagatcTCTCAGAGCTTTCTGTATTTTGCTAGGTTGAAATATTTCTCCAAGACTCTCCATTTACCACTTTCTATATCTTGAAAGCTATAACTAagtttttaatatgttatttagCTATTTTGCTAATGAAATTAATGTCttatttctttcaacttttctttccccctcttcaATTGCATTAATGAGATTTGACTTTGTATAAGTACTATATTTGACATAATTGTGTCATAATTTTGGTTGTACTATTTTTTAATACTgttatttgtcttcctttatCTTACAAAGCTCCATtactatttcaaagaaaaataaaaagaaaacatcaaatcaAAAAGCACAGGAAGAATATGAGCGGATACAAGCTAAGCGTGCTGCCAAGAAACAAGTAAGATCGATTTTTTAAATACCTAGagtcatttttctttatcctAAGTGTACATATGTGCTTTTCTTAATATGGGGCACATAGTATGCTCtctctaaatatttgttaagtaaataaatgatcTGAGAAGAATTGGAGAATTTCAGCCTGAATGCTGAATATACCTGTTTATATTACCCTTGAACGGTGACAGTAATAGTTTAAGAATAAGATTTTCAGGGTACTATATGTAGGTTAATAATATGAGCATATAGGACAATGTTTCTGAAGACTGGTCAAATAGTTGCACTTTTTAACAAGTGTCTGGAGATTCTGTATAATAAAATTTGAGAACTacttatttaagaaaaacagaggattttcatacatttatatCAAAGCAAGTAAAAGTCAGAGGGAAGTTTTAGAATATTTACTCTCAAGCATTGGTCTTGCCTATTAAAAATCCTATTTGATGAACTTGGCAAAAAATTACTGCTCTTTGCTGTCACTCAGAAATCCAAAATTAGAAAGCGTTTTTCAAATTAGAACAAAATTTTTCGCAGCTTTAACACAATTATTTTATCTGTGGTTAATTCTTATTTCTTATATTGAAGATATATTAATCTATCACTTTGAAAAGGATAGCATGTCCATCAAATTACCCCAAAGATCGTGCTGACATATAATTTCTCTTGGGTCTTAGCTTTGTGATTTGTGTAATTAAGAAATCTGgaagtttaacattttaaaatttgtatgattaggaaggagttctttggtggcttaTTGGTTAAatattcagtgttgtcactgctgtggtgcagatttgatccctggcccagaaatttccacatgccagaggtgctgccaaaataaaataataaaatttgaatgaTTATTCTTAAACTGATGGCAGACTAGGATGAAGCAACAACATTTGTCCATGGAAAAACTTGACCTTTGTTTCATAGCTTTTTacagtatactttttttttatatccaaGCTCCTAATAGCTGCCACCTTACCATGTGAAGTAAGGACCATTATACTGTAAGatatctaatatttaaaaaaaatttttttttaaattttttaaaaaaacatgcgATGGCTTTGTAATTATGAAAACTGGGTATCAGCCCTTCCTCTGTAAGACGAAGCGAAATCCCTGGCATGATGTTCTTAACGGAGATCCtgcggtggctcagcagtaatgaacctgaccagtacccatgaggacatgggttgatccttggccccgctcggtgggtcgaggatccggagttgctgtgagttgcagtgtaggtcgcagaggcgtcTTGGGTCTGGcgtttgccgtggctgtggtgtaggctggcagctgcggctccaatttgaaccctagcctgcaaacttccatatgcagagcatgcaaccctaaaaagaccaaaaacagagaaaaagttctttaaaaatggaGTATGCTGTTTGTGAAAGCATTTTGTTAATTATGTCACCACACAGATGTCAGGCTTTGTCATTAGCAGCTGTACGTGTTATAGGGAATGTTGAATAGCAGTGCACTTACTGCATTATTTAAGAACGTTTAACctttatatttaagaatattgCATTTCAGATAGTGTTTTTCAGGTTTATTATataactttgaattattttttcttaaactcaAATGAATTCGAGTCTTTGTCTTAGCAAATGAAATGagcataataatttttaaatgatccaAATCACAGCACCTCATACAATATGTTACATATACACTGTATATAGTCAGTAAATGCTTCTTGAGTTAAATCTGTCAGATGGCAAATTTAAAAGAGTACCAGATACTCTGGAAATGATGTTAGTGTTACGTGGACTAGTTAACCTCTAAAGACACTTCTGACTTTTCAGTGGATCTAATTAAATGGTGAAATGATTAAATATATGTGCCTTCTCCCGtgctcttaattttatttgtatgcaaataattaaaattgttcCATAAGTTGCCATTCTGTGTTATAGAATGCATCATAGTGTAAAGGCAAAGAGGCACTACTGCACTTAGGAATAACACTTCACATTTTGCAGAATGTAAGACAAACGAAGTGTTTACATGGTGATAGCTATTTCAGCAGAATTATTGAATAATATCTACTATTTGTTACTAATGAAAATTACATATGCTGATAATTTCAGGAATTtgagaggagaaaacaagagagagaagaagCTCAAAGGctctataaaaagaagaaaatggaagtgtTCAAAATATTGAGCAAAAAGACTAAGAAGGGCCAACCAAACTTAAATTTACAAATGGAgtatcttcttaaaaaaatacaggaaaaacatTAAGTCAGACTTGTTGTCTGATTAGTCAAGGGTTAAAATATCTGCTGGCTATTGAGTTCTTTTGTATATGTCCTGTTCCTCCTAACAACTAAATTTGTCAACAGAAACTGGATTGCTAAGCTAtactaaatataaaaagtataaatatttcttgattttgtaaaataaaattttctctatatGCGCTATTTGATATGATTTGTtggtcctttcctccctccctgccttcctttcttcctcccttcttcccttccttgcacccatagcatatgaagttcccaggctagcggtcaaactggagctaaagctgctggcctacaccactgccacagcagcgcctgatccaagccacgtctgcgacctgcaccacgtctcgcagcaatgccagatccttaacccacatcctcatgaatactagtcaagttcattacttctgagtcacaatgggatcgcctgatttgtttcttatttatttgccaCTGAGGGAAGATTGCCCCGAAGAAGCGAAAGAACCTTTCATTTGAGCAACAGGTTCAAGTGTATAATACTTTtatattatatgaaattcaaatgaaatgaattctgacaatgaggaaactgagctttCAACAAATCAGAGATATGTTTATATTTCAACTACTGTAACACACAGCAGTCAACTACAAAAAGATATAGTAATCAACTAAATGGTTTTGAAATTCACTTTAATGGTGAAGGAGGCAGATACTTCCCCTTGGACTACGTTATTTAAGTACATACTACAAGGGGATGGTCTTTCCAGAAACCTGAGAGCAGGCTACATGGGTGCAGAAACTGCCTTCTGCCCCCACCGTATTATAGTATGGTCTTTATAATGCAGAGTTTGATGTAGGAATTTAGAGTCATATTTATAAACATTCCCTTAAGTAGAAGTACATAGTTTGCTAGTGTAATACTTTTTGAATGATGATGGCAGCTCAGCAGTGTCATATCAGGAATTAAGATTTCCAGATGTGGTGGGACACTATCATGTAAAGATACTCACTGGACCTATTACTGATCTGTTGGTACCTTTGTGAGCCAAGGGGAAGTACTGGAATTCTGCTTCTCCTGCCTCCTTGCAATCACTGCAAAATAATAAGAAAGGCTTGATTATCATTGTCGACGAGGACTATATAATAATATTTGTGAAACATTGCATAGTAAAAGTTTTATAAATGGTAATAGGTGCTGCCCAATAATGTATTGTTTCAGGAAGCCCTCCCACTCTGCTGTTTACTCTACATTTAAAAGTGCAACaggatcaacaaattcagcaaagtagcaggatataagattaacattcagaaatcagtcgcatttctgtatactaacaatgaaatattagaaaaggaatacaggaattaccatcatggcacagtggaaacgaatccaactaggaaccaagaggttgcaggttcgatccctggccttgctcagtgggttaaggatccgctgttgccatgagctgtggtgtaggtcacagatgcggctcagatctggcgttgctgtggttctggcctaggctggcagcagcagttctgtttagacccctagcctgggaacctccatgtgccgcaggtgcaggcagcccttttttaaaaagaccaaaaaaaaaacaaaaaaaaaataaaaacaaaaacacaaaaatacaataccttttaaaattgcacccaagaAAATCAAATgtctggaaataaacctgaccaaggaggtgacagacttatatgctgaaaactatgaaacattaatcaaggaaattaaagaggattcaaagaaatggaaaaatattccacactcctgggttggaaaaactaatattgtaaaaatggccatactacccaaagcaatctatactcaatgcaaaaaccaagcaggagacataactcccagacttcaggcaatattacaaagccacagtaatcaaaacagtgtgacatacagaccaatggaaaagaatagagaacccagaaataaacccagacacctacagtcaatttatcttcaacaaaggagtcaagaacataaaatgggaaaaagagtctattcagcaagtgttgctgggaaaactggacagccgcatgtaaaataatgaaacgaacacaccctcacaccgtgtgcaaaaataaactcaaaatggcttaacgacttaaacataagacaccatcaaactcctagaagagaacataggcaaaatattctccaacatcaaccttacaaatgttttctcaggccagtctcctgaggcaacagaaataaaaatgaaaataaaccaatgggacttaaactgacaagcttttgcacagcaaaggaaaccataaaaaaaaaaagaaaaaaaaaaaaagatgacccacGGGATgccagaaaatagtttcaaatgatgcagtggacaagggcttaatctctgtaatatacaaacaacttatacaacttaacagcaaaaaagacaaccacccaattgaaaaatgtacaaaagacctgaatagacatttctccaaggaagatatacagatggccaaaagcacatgaaaaaatgttcaacatccctgattattagagaaatgcaaatcaaaactaccataagataaccacctcacaccagtcagaatggccatcttagcaagtccacaaatagcaaacgctgatgagggtgtggagaaaagggaaccctcctacactgttggtgggaatgtaaactggtacaaccactacggagtaCAGTATGTCGATACCtcataaaactatacatagaactaccatatgacccagcaatcgcactcctgggcatatatctggacaaaactttccttgaaaaagacacttgcacTCGTGTGCagtgcagcgctattcacaacagccaagacatggaaactacctaaatgcccatcaacagatgattgaattaggaagatgtggtatatagacacaatggaatactattcagccattaaaaaatgaatgaaataatgccatttgcagcaacatggatggaactagagactcatactgactgaagtaagtcagaaagagaaagacaaataccatatgatattgcttatacctggaatctaatatacttcataaatgaacctttccatagaaaagaaaatcagggactgggagaatagacttgtggttgccaagggggagggtgagggggagagagtgggatggttggggagcttggggttaatagatgcaaactattgcctctggaatggataagcaatgagatcctgctgtgtagcattgggaactctatctagtcacttatgatggagcatgataatatgaaaaaaagaacgtatatatgtatgtgtgaccgggtcatcttgctgtacaatagaaaattgacagaacactgtaaaccagatataatggaaaaaaataaaaatcatttaaggaaaaataaaagtgcaaCAGGAGATGCTGAGGAAACATGACTATAAGAAGATAGATTCTTTACTGCATAGAAAAACAATGCTTAGTAAATTGCAGTACATTATATTGATTTAAAATGAGCAACTTGTTCTAAATTTGGCTACATTGATGAAGATAGTATATTGTCAAACAATAGATATTTTAATACCTTATAATGATTTCACATGTGTTTTACTGCTACTTTATTCtggtaaaacaaaacacaggaagAGATCTGGTCTTTtttagagataaataaaaataagctaattTTAACAACTTTCTGTTGAGCAGCTGCTCTATATCCAAGGTCCATGTTgagctgttctttaaaaaaaaaaaaaaattacttcctcCAGAGAACATATATGGCAGTAAATGCCAAATAACATCATAGAACAAAAAGTAAGCAGTAGACATCAGGTAcaaaagtttcaggagttcctgttgtagctcagcaggttaaggacccaacattgtctctgtgagggtgcgggttcaattcctggctttgctcagttgattaaggatgcggcatttctgcaagctgtggcagagatcacagatgtggctcggatcctgtgttgccatggctgtggcagaggctgtagctgcagctccaatttagcgtctggcccaggaacttccatgtgccacaggtgcagccataaaaagaaacaagaaaactttcttggagttccagtcatggctcaatggttaacaaacctgactagtatccatgaggacatgggttccatccctggccttgctcagtgggttaaggatctggtggtgtcatgagctgtgatgtaggtcacagacgtggctcggatccagcattgctgtggctgtggggtaggccggcagctgcagcttaatt
Above is a window of Sus scrofa isolate TJ Tabasco breed Duroc chromosome 5, Sscrofa11.1, whole genome shotgun sequence DNA encoding:
- the CCDC59 gene encoding thyroid transcription factor 1-associated protein 26, whose product is MAPVRPAPRWRTGSFGTRGEGVSRVGFTNKNVKQRRWRPNHPQAFAGSVREGQGFAFRRKLKIQQNYKKLLWRKKATQTSQDSQFTDKYPDHLKHLYLAEEERLRKQLKKVHPSLLERADQPPSEEQVDRPLPEEPCSTDQALSEEQCSVEQPQPEEQSNLRVNSITISKKNKKKTSNQKAQEEYERIQAKRAAKKQEFERRKQEREEAQRLYKKKKMEVFKILSKKTKKGQPNLNLQMEYLLKKIQEKH